From one Lycium ferocissimum isolate CSIRO_LF1 chromosome 7, AGI_CSIRO_Lferr_CH_V1, whole genome shotgun sequence genomic stretch:
- the LOC132064123 gene encoding homeobox-leucine zipper protein HAT3-like isoform X2, which translates to MSGEKEDGLGLSLSLGMSCPQNNLTSSSTPPFPLNLLPFMAHHQNSSGRNDEERESMRREIDMNEPARMIDCDDVDDEEEDNQVIMVSSPNSTVSSVSGKRSHDREENPTSSLEEDGGDAAARKKLRLSKEQAAVLEETFKEHNTLNPKQKLALAKQLNLRPRQVEVWFQNRRARTKLKQTEVDCEYLKRCCENLTEENRRLQKEVSELRALKLSPQLYMNMSPPTTLTMCPQCERVAVSSSSSSAASSSVTGASASRSHHHQVGALHQQPVPLNKPWAAILSPKPLNMQRPEM; encoded by the exons ATGAGTGGTGAAAAAGAAGACGGTTTAGGTTTGAGCCTGAGCTTAGGAATGAGTTGCCCTCAAAATAATCTCACTTCATCATCAACTCCTCCTTTCCCTTTGAATCTCTTGCCCTTCATGGCCCATCATCAAAATTCTTCAG GGAGAAATGATGAGGAACGAGAAAGTATGAGAAGGGAAATAGATATGAATGAACCAGCAAGGATGATAGattgtgatgatgttgatgatgaagaagaagataatcAAGTGATAATGGTTTCGTCACCTAACAGCACTGTTTCGAGTGTTAGTGGGAAAAGGAGTCATGACAGAGAAGAGAACCCCACCAGCTCTCTGGAGGAAGACGGCGGCGATGCGGCGGCCAGGAAGAAACTCCGGTTGTCCAAGGAGCAAGCTGCCGTTCTTGAAGAGACATTTAAGGAGCATAACACTCTTAATCCG aAGCAAAAGTTGGCTCTGGCGAAACAGCTGAATCTCAGGCCAAGACAAGTGGAGGTGTGGTTTCAGAACAGGAGGGCAAG GACCAAGTTGAAGCAAACAGAGGTTGATTGTGAATACTTGAAGCGTTGCTGTGAGAATCTGACAGAGGAAAACAGGCGTCTGCAGAAGGAAGTTAGTGAGCTTAGAGCATTGAAACTTTCTCCACAATTGTACATGAACATGAGCCCTCCCACCACCCTTACCATGTGCCCTCAGTGTGAGCGCGTGGCAGTTTCGTCGTCCTCATCCTCGGCAGCCTCTTCTTCAGTAACCGGAGCTAGTGCCTCTCGTTCACACCATCACCAGGTAGGCGCCCTCCACCAACAGCCAGTGCCCCTTAACAAACCGTGGGCTGCAATTCTCTCCCCTAAACCACTCAACATGCAACGGCCGGAAATGTAA
- the LOC132064123 gene encoding homeobox-leucine zipper protein HAT3-like isoform X1 has translation MSGEKEDGLGLSLSLGMSCPQNNLTSSSTPPFPLNLLPFMAHHQNSSDVFAGRNDEERESMRREIDMNEPARMIDCDDVDDEEEDNQVIMVSSPNSTVSSVSGKRSHDREENPTSSLEEDGGDAAARKKLRLSKEQAAVLEETFKEHNTLNPKQKLALAKQLNLRPRQVEVWFQNRRARTKLKQTEVDCEYLKRCCENLTEENRRLQKEVSELRALKLSPQLYMNMSPPTTLTMCPQCERVAVSSSSSSAASSSVTGASASRSHHHQVGALHQQPVPLNKPWAAILSPKPLNMQRPEM, from the exons ATGAGTGGTGAAAAAGAAGACGGTTTAGGTTTGAGCCTGAGCTTAGGAATGAGTTGCCCTCAAAATAATCTCACTTCATCATCAACTCCTCCTTTCCCTTTGAATCTCTTGCCCTTCATGGCCCATCATCAAAATTCTTCAG ATGTTTTTGCAGGGAGAAATGATGAGGAACGAGAAAGTATGAGAAGGGAAATAGATATGAATGAACCAGCAAGGATGATAGattgtgatgatgttgatgatgaagaagaagataatcAAGTGATAATGGTTTCGTCACCTAACAGCACTGTTTCGAGTGTTAGTGGGAAAAGGAGTCATGACAGAGAAGAGAACCCCACCAGCTCTCTGGAGGAAGACGGCGGCGATGCGGCGGCCAGGAAGAAACTCCGGTTGTCCAAGGAGCAAGCTGCCGTTCTTGAAGAGACATTTAAGGAGCATAACACTCTTAATCCG aAGCAAAAGTTGGCTCTGGCGAAACAGCTGAATCTCAGGCCAAGACAAGTGGAGGTGTGGTTTCAGAACAGGAGGGCAAG GACCAAGTTGAAGCAAACAGAGGTTGATTGTGAATACTTGAAGCGTTGCTGTGAGAATCTGACAGAGGAAAACAGGCGTCTGCAGAAGGAAGTTAGTGAGCTTAGAGCATTGAAACTTTCTCCACAATTGTACATGAACATGAGCCCTCCCACCACCCTTACCATGTGCCCTCAGTGTGAGCGCGTGGCAGTTTCGTCGTCCTCATCCTCGGCAGCCTCTTCTTCAGTAACCGGAGCTAGTGCCTCTCGTTCACACCATCACCAGGTAGGCGCCCTCCACCAACAGCCAGTGCCCCTTAACAAACCGTGGGCTGCAATTCTCTCCCCTAAACCACTCAACATGCAACGGCCGGAAATGTAA